ACAGTTCCGTGAGGACGCTGGAGCCGCCCGAGCGCATCGCCGTGCGCAGGGCCGCCCGGGCTTCGCCGTGGCGGCCCAGGCGGAGACGTTCGGAGAGGTAGATGCCGCCCATGAAGCCGGGGATCGCGCCGATCACGGGGAGCAGGAAGAAGCCGAGGAACGCGCCGAGCCCCGCGTACACCGCCATCCGGGGGGTCGCGCCGCTCTCCCGCAACCGACGGGGCGGCAGCGTCCAGCGCACCACCTGCGACAGGAACAGCGTCACCGTGGCACCGACCAGCACGACCCAGGCGACCGGCTGCGGATCCTCCAGCGCCCACCACAGGACCGCGGCCCACACCAGCCACGACCCCGGCACGCCGGGCACCAGCACTCCGCACAGGCCGAGCAGAATGACCAGTCCGACCAGCAGGAGTTGCGACACTCCCATCTGCCCAGGGTGCCCGAGTCAGGGAGAATGCGCAGGTCAAGCCGTACGGACTCGGACCGCGGACGCGTACCGTCAGTGCTCCCGGGCCACCCAGCCGCGTTCGTACGCGTGCCAGCCCAGCTGTAGCCGGGTCGTCACTCCCGTCAGCTCCATCAGCCCCTTCACCCGGCGCTGCACGGTCCGCAGCCCGAGGTCGAGCTGCTTGGCCGCGCTCGCGTCGGTCATCCCGGCCAGCAGCAGGGAAAGGATCTCCAGGTCGGTGGCGTCGGGACCGTCCTGGGCATGCTCGACGACGCCGGCCGTGCCGAGGCGCAGCGGCAGCGCCTCCCGCCACACCGACTCGAACAGGCCCGACAACAGTTCCAGCAACCCGCTGGCGTGCACCACCAGCGCGGCCGGCTCCGCCGAGCGGCCGGTCAGCGGCACCAGGGCGAGCGAGCGGTCGGCGACGACCAGTTTCGTCGGCACCTGGTCCACCACCCGCACCTGTTCGTCCCGGCCCAGCGCGGCGGTCAGCTCCGTCATGCCGTCCGGCTGGTCGAGCACCGCCCGCTCCAGTACGACGCGGTAGCGCACCCCACGGGCGGTCGCCCGCTCCTCGGCGTCGTTCTCGCCGCCGGTCACGGCCACCGGGGTGCCGGTGACCAGCGCGCACACCTCCTCGCTCGCCCCGAGCTGGATCTGGAGGAAGCGCTGGGTGACGGCGGCGGCGCCCGTCACCACCTCGACCAGGTCGTGCACCGCCGGTTCGGCGGCGGCCGCCCGGTACTCCTCGGCGAGCAGGGCCGCCGCCAGCTCGGCCTTCTCCAGCTCGTGCCGCTGCTGGGTGAGCAGCGCGCCCAGGGCGACGCCCGGAGGCGCGGCGACCCACCGGCCGGGGCGACCTGAGGACTGCGCGGCGAGACCGTGCCGCTCCAGCCGGCGCAGCGCGCGTTCGGTGTCGTGCTCGCCGAGGGCCAGCCGGCGCGCCAGGTCGGGCACGTCGGCGGCGCCCACGGACACCAGCGCCCGGTAGGCCGACTCGTGCGTCTCGTCCAGCCCTATCGCTCCCAGCATCGGGGGTTTCTCTCCTTCTGACGTCCCGTGAGTGGCGGGAAACAGCCACGGCGTAAACCCGCCGCCGCACATCATCGCCGTACCGCCGGTCACTCTGCCAAGGTGTGGCCACGGCGGAAACACGTGATCATCCACTGATCATCCACAGCGGAGGTCCAGGAACGCCGCAGACTCGGGTCGGTCGGCCACAACGCCGCGGCGCGGAAACCTTTCGAGAACGTGATCCGGCTCATGACGCGCAGGGGCGCATAGGGGATATGAGACCGGGTCACCCCATGTCGCCGGGCGGTTCTCCCGTGGGGGGTGGAACCGCTCGGCGACCTCTGTCGCACCGTGCTTCGCACGGGTGTTCAGGACGTCACTCGGCTTGCTGTTCGACACACCTGCGGTGGCGCATTTTCCGGATGCCCCGTTTTCATCCGGGCCGTGCGGTGGACAATCGGGGGCATGAGCCAGCAGGGGGGAAGGCCCACCGGTCACGAGGACGACTGGTGGGGGCAGTTGTACGACGACGCCACCGAGGACACGGGGCCCGCGCGCACCGGAGACTCCCTGGACGACCGTTTCGCGTCGGCCGCCGGGGCGGTGCGCTCCGGTGGTGCGACGGAGAGCGGGGGTACGCCGGACGGCGTCGGCGGTCCCACGTCCACGGCGGCGCCGCACCACCTGAAGGGCGCGGGCGACACGGAGGGCCACGCGGACGGCGCGGACGCTCCCGGCGGCGCGGGTCCGGTGCCGGCACCCCGCGGCGAGCGGTCCGGTTCCGCCGGACGGACGGACTGGTGGAGCTCGTCGGCCGCGACGACGGCGGGGGCGCCACCGTCCCCGGAGGCCGCCGTGCCGCTGCCCCGGAGCCGATCCGCCGCCGAGTCCGCCCCGGGGCGGGACACCGAGTGGGAGATCCCAAGGGATACCGGGCCGGACCCCGAACAGGCTGCCGGTGCCGGTGCCGGTGCCGGTGCCGGTGCCGGTGCCGGCGCCGGACGCGACGGCGACGGCGACGTGCGTGACGGCTGGAGCGACACCGAGCATGGCACCGAACAGGACGCGGGGCGTGGCACCGGACGCGACGCCGGGCGTGGCACCGGACGCGACGCCGGGCGTGACGGCATCGGGCGCGGTCCAGAGCGTGACGTCGCCGAGCAGGGTGTCGGCGTCGGCGCAGGTGCCGTGGAAACGGACCAGGGTGCCGGCCCGCCGGGGCGGCACCGCGCTCCCTGGGAGCCGCCGTCGGCCACGCCCGCCGGTCCCACGAACTTCCCGCCCCGTCCGCTGCCACCGGGATTCGCCGAGCGGGCGCCCCACGACTCCGCCCCCGCCCCCTCCGCCGCCGACGGCCTTGCGTCGACGGAGACACCCCCCGGCGCCCCCGAACCCCCGGCGCAGTCCGTCCCGCCCGCGCCTCCGTCCGCCCCGCCCCCGCCCGCACTGCCGACGACCTCACCCGCCGGGCCGGAGACCGCGACCGCACCCGGCGAGGGCACCGGGTCGGCCTCACTCGCCGCGCCGCCTCCACCGCCCACGATGCCCCCCGTTCCGGCCCACGCGCCGCCGCCCCCGCAGGCCCCCACCGCCTCCGTCGACGGCTCGGCTGCCCGCCTCTACGCGACGAACCCCGCGCCCGCCCCCGAACGCGAGCCGGATGCCGAGCGCGCCCCCGTCTCCCCGAGCATCTCCCCGCCGGACCATCCCCCCACCGTCCTCAGCTTTCCGGCCTTTCCCGCCCTTCCGCCCCTGTCCACCGCCAAGGACTACGTCGGTTCCGGGCCGCCCACCTACGACGCCGAGCCCACCGCTCTTCCGCCCGCGGATCCGGACGACCTCGCCGACCTGGTCGCCGACACCGTGTTGGACGGCGCCCGGTACGGAGTCTGGGCGCTGCGGGCCGCGTCGGTGCGGGGGGACTCCGCGCGGTACCGGGGGGAGCCGCGCCGTGACTCGTTCCTCACCGCACGCTTCGGCGCGGGGGAGCAGGCGCTGATCCTGGTCGCGATGGCGACCGGTGCCCGGGCGACCCCGGGAGCGCATCGCGCGGCCGCCGAGGTGTGCCGGTGGATCGGGCGGGCCGTGGGCCGCAGTCACGTCCGGCTCGCCGAGGACATGCGGGCGGCCAGGCGCGGAGACCTGAAGTCGGGCCTGCACCGGCTCACCGACCGCAGCCTCGGCCGGCTCCGCGCCAGCGCCGCCGAACAGGGCCTGGAACCGGAGGAGTACGCGGCCACCTTGCGTTGTCTCCTCCTGCCCGCCGACCCCGCGTGCCGTACGCGCGTCTTCTTCGGCGTCGGCGCCGGCGGACTGTTCCGGCTGCGTGGCGGTGTGTGGCGGGACATCGAGCCGCAGGTGGGTGAGGTGGCGGGCGAGCCGGTCGTCGGGTTCGGCTCACTGCCCGCCGAGACGCCCGAGGGCGACCGGCTCACCATGGACCTGGGCATCACCACACCGCCGAACCCCTACGACCCGGACCCGGGACCTCCCCGCGAGCCGTTCCGTTTCCGCGCCTCCGTAGCCCGCCCGGGTGACACGCTCCTGATGTGCACCGACGGCCTGGCCGAACCCCTGCGCGGGGAGCCGGAGCTGTCCGCGTACCTGACGGGACGCTGGTCGGGCCCCACCCCGCCCGGACTCGCCGCCTTCCTCGCCGACACCCAGGTGAGAGTGAAGGGCTACGCCGACGACCGCACGGCCGCGGCCGTCTGGGAGGCGTAACCGAGTCGCCGCGGCCACTGTGGAGGGATGGACCCGAGGAGACCGAAGGGGTGCGTCGATCCATGGCCAAGCAGAACGTCGCGGAACAGTTCGTGGACATCCTCGCCCGCGCGGGAGTGCGGCGCCTCTACGGAGTCGTGGGAGACAGCCTCAATCCCGTGGTGGACGCGGTGCGGCGCAACCCCGCCATCGACTGGATCCACGTCCGTCACGAGGAGACGGCCGCCTTCGCCGCCGGTGCGGAAGCCCAGATCACCGGGAAGCTCGCGGCCTGCGCGGGGTCCTGCGGACCCGGCAACCTCCATCTCATCAACGGCCTCTACGACGCCCACCGCTCCATGGCCCCCGTCCTGGCCCTCGCCTCGCACATCCCGTCCAGCGAAATCGGTCTCGGCTTTTTCCAGGAGACCCACCCCGATCAGTTGTTCCGCGAGTGCAGCCACTACAGCGAGCTGATCTCCAGCCCGAAACAGATGCCCCGGCTGTTGCACACCGCGATCCAGAACGCGGTCGGGCGCAGTGGCGTCAGCGTCGTGTCGCTCCCCGGTGACGTCGCCGACCAGCCCGCCCCCGAGAAAGCCGTCGAAACCGCTCTCGTCACCGCCCGGCCCACCGTCCGCCCCGGCGACGCCGAGATCGACGCGCTCGTCGCGCTGATCGACACGGCCGACAAGGTCACCCTGTTCTGCGGCAGCGGCACGGCCGGCGCGCATGCCGAGGTCATGGAGTTCGCCGGGAAGATCAAGTCCCCGGTGGGGCATGCGTTGCGCGGCAAGGAACACATTCAGTACGACAATCCGTACGACGTCGGGATGAGCGGTCTCCTCGGTTACGGCGCCGCCTACGAGGCCACTCACGAGTGCGACCTGCTGATCCTGCTCGGAACCGATTTCCCCTACAGCGCCTTCCTCCCCGACGACGTGAAGATCGCCCAGGTCGACGTACGCCCCGAACACCTCGGCCGACGCTCGAAACTGGACCTCGCCGTATGGGGCGACGTAAGGGAGACCCTGCGCTGTCTCATCCCGCGGGTGCGGGCCAAGGAGAACCGGCGCTTCCTCGACCGGATGTTGAAGAAGCACGCCGACGCGCTGGAGGGCGTGGTGAAGGCGTACACGCGGAAAGTGGAGAAACACGTTCCCATCCATCCCGAGTATGTCGCCGCCGTCCTCGACGAACTCGCCGACGAAGACGCCGTGTTCACCGTGGACACCGGTATGTGCAACGTCTGGGCCGCCCGCTATCTCACGCCCAACGGCCGTCGTCGTGTCATCGGTTCCTTCTCCCACGGCTCCATGGCGAACGCGCTGCCCATGGCGATCGGCGCCCAGTTCACCGACCGCCGCCGTCAGGTCGTGTCGATGTCCGGCGACGGCGGTTTCTCCATGCTGATGGGCGACTTCCTGACGCTGGTGCAGTACGACCTGCCGGTGAAGGTGGTCCTCTTCAACAACTCATCCCTGGGCATGGTCGAGTTGGAGATGCTGGTCGCCGGTCTGCCCTCGTACGGCACGACCAACAAGAACCCCGACTTCGCCGCCGTCGCCCGAGCCTGTGGTGCCCACGGGGTGCGCGTCGAGAAGCCCAAACAGCTGGCAGGCGCCCTGAAGGACGCCTTCCGGCACAAGGGCCCGGCCCTCGTCGACATCGTCACCGACCCCAACGCCCTGTCCATCCCGCCGAAGATCAGCGCCGAGATGGTAACCGGTTTCGCACTCTCTGCCTCGAAGATCGTTCTCGATGGCGGAGTGGGCCGGATGCTTCAGCTGGCCCGTTCCAACCTCCGTAACGTGCCCCGACCGTAGGACGATGGCGGCCGGTCAGGGATGTCAGTCGCCGGTCGGGACCCACTGACGTTCACCGTTCTCGGAGCCGTACCAGTAGCGCGGCAGTCCCTTGATGCCGCTCGTGCGGAACGGGCGGCCGCGGTCGTCGATACGGACCGTGCCGGTACGGCCCTGGGACGACCAGTCCAGTTCGAGGTACCAGTCGCAGGCGCAGGTCTCGGTCCGTGCCGTGACCAGCAGCACCTCGGGGTCGGTGCTGGACACGCGGTAGGGCAGGCTCACCGCCGGGATCGGCGTGCCCGCGTCATTGCCGGCGACCGAGTGCGCCACGGGACGGTCCTTGTCCAGGTCGACCGCGAAGTAACGCTTGCTGAGGGAGCCGCCGCAGCCCTGGTCCATGGCGTACGCGGTGCCCGGCATGGGTGCGGTGCGCCCCACGACCCGCACGCGCAGCGCCGTCAGCACGACGGCCGTGGAACTGCGGCCCTGCACCGAGATCTCCACGTTGGTCTCCCGCCCGTGCACCGCTCCCTGGGCGGTCGCCCAGGGGCCGGCGTCCTGCTCCGCCGGGGGCGGTGGAACCTGCGCCGGCGGCTTGTCGATGACGTAGTCGTGACCGCAACCGAGCGCCCAGACCTGTGAGTCGACCGTCCAGGCGAGCGGTACGCCCGACGCGGGTTTCGAGGCCTTGCCACCGGCCGGGGAGGTGTCCGGGGAGGGGGAGGTCCTCGCGGGGCGGGCGGAGGCGGAGGCGGTGCCGGGTGTGGGGGAGGTGGTCGAGCCGGCGCCGGGGGTCGGGGAGTGGGACGAGACCGTCGTCCGGGGCGCGGCCGTGGCGGAACCGGAGGACCGGGCCGCGTCGCCGGAGGCCGAGGGGTGGCCACCGCCGGGCAGCGCGGACAGCGTGCCCAGGGTGGCGAGCAGTGCGCAGGCGACACCGACGGCGACCGTGGTGCGCCGACGGCGGTACCAACGGCGAGGCGGTACCGGTTTCCCGTCCGGTTTCCGAGCTTGCGTGTCCGCCGTGAGCCAAGCGTCCGTTTCTGTCGGCGTTTCAGAGGGGTTCGCGGTCTCCGAGGCCGTCGCGGCTTCCGGCGCAACCGGCGTCGCCGTCGTTTCCCGCGTTACCGGCGTTACCGGCGTTACCGGCGTTACCGGCGTTACCGGCGTTACCGGCGTTACCGGCGTTACCGGCGTTACCGGTAACGCCGTCGTTCCCGGTGTTTCCGACCGTTCGTAGGCCTCACGTGTTTCCTGAGATTCCTGAGCTTCCTGAGCTTCCTGAGCTTCTTGGGTTTCCCGTGTTTCCCGGGCTTCCGGTGTCTCCGGAGTCGCCGTGGTCCGGGCCCGCTGGCGGGCCGCCACCGCTCGCAGCCACCGCCGGTGCAGTTCGAGGCGTTCGTCCGGGGTCGCCCCGCAGAACTCCGCGAGCCGTTCGACGGGGGCGAAATCCTGCGGAACCGCTTCCCCGGCGCAGTACCGGTGCAACGTCGAGGTGTTCATGCCCAGCCGACGGGCCAGGGAGCCGTAGCTGCGCTCCGTGCGCCCCTTCAGTTCCGTCAGCAGCGCCGCGAACTCCGTCACATCGGCCACACCGTCGTCGGTCGACACCGTTCTCCCCGTGTTCGTCCGGCCCGGCGGTCATCCCAGGCACACATATACCTGCACGTCAGATGGCCTGGGATGGTTCCACCTCGGCCGATCGGGCGCTGACCGTTGCACCGGGCCGCCCGGACCGCCGATGCTCTTGGTGTCGCACCGACCAGGGCCGGACCGACCAACCGGCGTCGTAGTGACTACCCACAGCCATGCACTTACTCACGGGGGACACCCATGTCCAAGCGCACCCGAGCGGGCACGCTCACCGGGCTCACCGGGCTCACCGGGCTCACCGCACTCACGGCCGCGGGCCTCGCCCTCGGCACCGTACTCGCCGTACCGGCGGGCGCCGCCACTCCGCGACCGCCCGGTTTCCTCTCGGCCGCCGACCTTCCCCCGCACCCCAGCTCGCCCTGGACGGCCGGCAGGGTCACCGCCGGCGCGTCACCGGACGTGGAGGTGGACCGCTGCCTAGGCATGGCGCTGGGCGACGGCTGGGACTCCTGGTACCGGGACTTCCGGACCGACCTCGACACGAGCGCCCGTCAGGTGAGCGTCGAGCTGTCGAGCGTCAGCGCGGCGAAGGGCCGGTTCTCCCGGGTCGACCAGGACATCAAGTCCTGTCCCGCGTGGATCGAGCAGGCCGACCCGGAGGTCGAGGCCACGCTCAAGGACTACGGGAGGCTGAACGTGGAGGAAGG
The sequence above is a segment of the Streptomyces asoensis genome. Coding sequences within it:
- a CDS encoding DUF456 domain-containing protein; protein product: MGVSQLLLVGLVILLGLCGVLVPGVPGSWLVWAAVLWWALEDPQPVAWVVLVGATVTLFLSQVVRWTLPPRRLRESGATPRMAVYAGLGAFLGFFLLPVIGAIPGFMGGIYLSERLRLGRHGEARAALRTAMRSGGSSVLTELFTCLLIMGAWLGTVLWG
- a CDS encoding helix-turn-helix domain-containing protein; the encoded protein is MLGAIGLDETHESAYRALVSVGAADVPDLARRLALGEHDTERALRRLERHGLAAQSSGRPGRWVAAPPGVALGALLTQQRHELEKAELAAALLAEEYRAAAAEPAVHDLVEVVTGAAAVTQRFLQIQLGASEEVCALVTGTPVAVTGGENDAEERATARGVRYRVVLERAVLDQPDGMTELTAALGRDEQVRVVDQVPTKLVVADRSLALVPLTGRSAEPAALVVHASGLLELLSGLFESVWREALPLRLGTAGVVEHAQDGPDATDLEILSLLLAGMTDASAAKQLDLGLRTVQRRVKGLMELTGVTTRLQLGWHAYERGWVAREH
- a CDS encoding protein phosphatase 2C domain-containing protein; translated protein: METDQGAGPPGRHRAPWEPPSATPAGPTNFPPRPLPPGFAERAPHDSAPAPSAADGLASTETPPGAPEPPAQSVPPAPPSAPPPPALPTTSPAGPETATAPGEGTGSASLAAPPPPPTMPPVPAHAPPPPQAPTASVDGSAARLYATNPAPAPEREPDAERAPVSPSISPPDHPPTVLSFPAFPALPPLSTAKDYVGSGPPTYDAEPTALPPADPDDLADLVADTVLDGARYGVWALRAASVRGDSARYRGEPRRDSFLTARFGAGEQALILVAMATGARATPGAHRAAAEVCRWIGRAVGRSHVRLAEDMRAARRGDLKSGLHRLTDRSLGRLRASAAEQGLEPEEYAATLRCLLLPADPACRTRVFFGVGAGGLFRLRGGVWRDIEPQVGEVAGEPVVGFGSLPAETPEGDRLTMDLGITTPPNPYDPDPGPPREPFRFRASVARPGDTLLMCTDGLAEPLRGEPELSAYLTGRWSGPTPPGLAAFLADTQVRVKGYADDRTAAAVWEA
- a CDS encoding pyruvate dehydrogenase is translated as MAKQNVAEQFVDILARAGVRRLYGVVGDSLNPVVDAVRRNPAIDWIHVRHEETAAFAAGAEAQITGKLAACAGSCGPGNLHLINGLYDAHRSMAPVLALASHIPSSEIGLGFFQETHPDQLFRECSHYSELISSPKQMPRLLHTAIQNAVGRSGVSVVSLPGDVADQPAPEKAVETALVTARPTVRPGDAEIDALVALIDTADKVTLFCGSGTAGAHAEVMEFAGKIKSPVGHALRGKEHIQYDNPYDVGMSGLLGYGAAYEATHECDLLILLGTDFPYSAFLPDDVKIAQVDVRPEHLGRRSKLDLAVWGDVRETLRCLIPRVRAKENRRFLDRMLKKHADALEGVVKAYTRKVEKHVPIHPEYVAAVLDELADEDAVFTVDTGMCNVWAARYLTPNGRRRVIGSFSHGSMANALPMAIGAQFTDRRRQVVSMSGDGGFSMLMGDFLTLVQYDLPVKVVLFNNSSLGMVELEMLVAGLPSYGTTNKNPDFAAVARACGAHGVRVEKPKQLAGALKDAFRHKGPALVDIVTDPNALSIPPKISAEMVTGFALSASKIVLDGGVGRMLQLARSNLRNVPRP
- a CDS encoding helix-turn-helix domain-containing protein, with the protein product MSTDDGVADVTEFAALLTELKGRTERSYGSLARRLGMNTSTLHRYCAGEAVPQDFAPVERLAEFCGATPDERLELHRRWLRAVAARQRARTTATPETPEARETRETQEAQEAQEAQESQETREAYERSETPGTTALPVTPVTPVTPVTPVTPVTPVTPVTPVTRETTATPVAPEAATASETANPSETPTETDAWLTADTQARKPDGKPVPPRRWYRRRRTTVAVGVACALLATLGTLSALPGGGHPSASGDAARSSGSATAAPRTTVSSHSPTPGAGSTTSPTPGTASASARPARTSPSPDTSPAGGKASKPASGVPLAWTVDSQVWALGCGHDYVIDKPPAQVPPPPAEQDAGPWATAQGAVHGRETNVEISVQGRSSTAVVLTALRVRVVGRTAPMPGTAYAMDQGCGGSLSKRYFAVDLDKDRPVAHSVAGNDAGTPIPAVSLPYRVSSTDPEVLLVTARTETCACDWYLELDWSSQGRTGTVRIDDRGRPFRTSGIKGLPRYWYGSENGERQWVPTGD